In a genomic window of Streptomyces sp. NBC_01231:
- a CDS encoding alpha-ketoacid dehydrogenase subunit beta — translation MAGTVTSTAAPAKSMAVAKAINESLRAALEADPKVLVMGEDVGKLGGVFRVTDGLQKDFGESRVIDTPLAESGIVGTAIGLALRGYRPVVEIQFDGFVFPAYDQIVTQLAKMHARSLGKVKLPVVVRIPYGGGIGAVEHHSESPEALFAHVSGLKVVSPSNASDAYWMMQQAIQSDDPVIFFEPKRRYWDKGEVNAEAIPGPLHKARVVRQGTDLTLVAYGPMVKLCHEVADAAAEEGKSLEILDLRSVSPLDFDSIQASVEKTRRLVVVHEAPVFFGSGAEIAARITERCFYHLEAPVLRVGGYHAPYPPARLEEEYLPGLDRVLDAVDRALAY, via the coding sequence ATGGCCGGGACGGTGACATCCACAGCGGCGCCGGCGAAGAGCATGGCTGTCGCGAAGGCGATCAACGAGTCGCTGCGCGCGGCCCTGGAGGCCGACCCCAAGGTCCTCGTCATGGGCGAGGACGTCGGCAAGCTCGGCGGCGTCTTCCGGGTGACGGACGGCCTGCAGAAGGACTTCGGCGAGAGCCGCGTCATCGACACCCCCCTCGCCGAGTCCGGCATCGTCGGCACGGCGATCGGCCTCGCCCTGCGCGGCTACCGTCCGGTCGTGGAGATCCAGTTCGACGGCTTCGTCTTCCCGGCGTACGACCAGATCGTCACGCAACTCGCGAAGATGCACGCCCGCTCCCTCGGCAAGGTCAAGCTCCCGGTCGTCGTCCGTATCCCGTACGGCGGCGGTATCGGCGCGGTGGAGCACCACTCGGAGTCCCCCGAGGCGCTCTTCGCCCATGTGTCGGGCCTGAAGGTGGTCTCCCCCTCGAACGCGTCCGACGCGTACTGGATGATGCAGCAGGCCATCCAGAGCGACGACCCAGTGATCTTCTTCGAGCCGAAGCGGCGCTACTGGGACAAGGGCGAGGTCAACGCCGAGGCGATCCCCGGCCCCCTGCACAAGGCGCGGGTCGTCCGCCAGGGCACGGACCTCACCCTGGTCGCCTACGGCCCGATGGTGAAGCTCTGCCACGAGGTGGCCGACGCCGCCGCCGAGGAGGGCAAGTCCCTGGAGATCCTGGACCTGCGCTCGGTGTCACCGCTGGACTTCGACTCGATCCAGGCGTCGGTGGAGAAGACCCGCCGCCTGGTGGTGGTCCATGAGGCCCCGGTGTTCTTCGGCTCCGGCGCGGAGATCGCCGCCCGGATCACGGAGCGCTGCTTCTACCACCTGGAGGCCCCGGTGCTGAGGGTCGGCGGCTACCACGCCCCGTATCCGCCGGCGCGCCTGGAGGAGGAGTACCTGCCGGGCCTGGACCGGGTGCTCGACGCCGTCGATCGTGCCCTGGCGTACTGA